A stretch of the Synechocystis sp. PCC 7338 genome encodes the following:
- a CDS encoding lipoprotein, with translation MKSWILFSVLVLTLAGCGQRGGLPCVETDQGVVERRDEEYSPGPFESLNVMVGVDASESMVGFVSQPGSRYGQAIASLHTLLQNKNLPTSYWRVGSNDTINQAQSISATQFLAASKAPFYCRRDQPIAEYPCVSSTLGQLYELEAQATDGANPAPENDNGEGDSNNATAPRSLKILLTDLEPDDAAVGQISGLISKELKANPNYKAVLIGVRSQFRGNVYSANASYPTFVYDTAGQDVDQKGRPFFILMTGPQDTVDELVKEFRRLPLDVNKAFQASAFELGQGDTVTLDNSSLTGTIQECVIEIGSVDGQRPNQDQEKDWLMLEQTNCGDNSATPLPSLELNIPSKSTVSLTGGELTPDLFNVSEPFLTVKKAEIVQNPGGEDARLLLTAVFDGNQLPQGQGKLVYVTLGDRQLDQAVWQDWDMDISNPNGARTQNLRLFVSGLRGAVANDQDAVKFCLGYSHY, from the coding sequence GTGAAAAGCTGGATTCTCTTCTCGGTGTTAGTGCTGACCTTAGCTGGCTGTGGTCAAAGGGGAGGTTTGCCCTGTGTGGAAACAGATCAAGGAGTGGTGGAGCGCAGAGATGAAGAATATTCCCCAGGTCCCTTTGAGAGCTTGAATGTGATGGTCGGGGTAGATGCCAGTGAATCCATGGTTGGGTTTGTCAGCCAACCCGGTAGTCGCTACGGCCAGGCGATCGCCTCTTTGCATACGTTGCTGCAAAACAAAAATCTGCCCACCTCCTATTGGCGGGTGGGGAGCAATGACACCATCAACCAAGCCCAATCCATTTCAGCGACCCAATTCCTTGCCGCTAGTAAAGCACCCTTTTATTGTCGTCGGGATCAACCCATAGCTGAATATCCCTGTGTTTCTAGTACCTTAGGGCAACTTTATGAGTTGGAAGCCCAGGCCACTGACGGAGCCAATCCAGCCCCAGAAAATGACAATGGTGAAGGGGATAGCAACAATGCCACCGCTCCCCGTAGTCTGAAAATTTTGCTCACCGACTTGGAGCCTGACGATGCCGCCGTTGGTCAAATTTCTGGGTTAATTAGCAAAGAATTAAAGGCCAATCCCAACTACAAGGCGGTACTTATAGGGGTTCGTAGTCAGTTTCGGGGCAATGTGTACTCGGCCAATGCTAGCTATCCTACCTTTGTTTACGATACTGCTGGCCAAGATGTGGACCAAAAAGGCCGACCTTTTTTCATCTTGATGACTGGTCCCCAGGACACGGTGGATGAATTGGTGAAGGAATTTCGTCGGCTTCCGTTAGATGTCAATAAGGCTTTTCAGGCTTCTGCCTTTGAATTGGGGCAAGGGGATACGGTAACCCTAGACAATAGTTCTTTAACAGGTACTATTCAAGAATGTGTCATCGAAATCGGCTCTGTGGATGGCCAAAGGCCAAATCAAGACCAGGAAAAGGATTGGCTCATGCTCGAACAAACCAATTGCGGCGACAATTCTGCTACCCCTCTGCCTTCTTTAGAGTTGAATATTCCTTCTAAAAGTACCGTTTCCCTCACTGGTGGAGAGCTAACCCCAGATCTTTTCAATGTTTCTGAACCCTTTTTGACGGTGAAAAAAGCAGAAATTGTCCAAAATCCAGGGGGAGAGGACGCCCGCCTTTTATTAACCGCTGTTTTTGATGGTAATCAGTTACCCCAGGGACAAGGCAAACTGGTTTACGTTACCCTTGGCGATCGCCAGTTGGATCAAGCGGTGTGGCAGGATTGGGACATGGACATCAGCAACCCCAACGGCGCCAGAACCCAAAATTTACGGCTTTTTGTGTCGGGATTGCGGGGGGCCGTGGCCAATGATCAGGACGCTGTTAAGTTTTGTCTCGGCTACAGCCACTATTAG